A window of Cohnella herbarum contains these coding sequences:
- the murB gene encoding UDP-N-acetylmuramate dehydrogenase — MQRLVAELEQAGIGHVRVNEPLAGHTTWKIGGPADILLIPGTEDELAAALRILQSHGVPWCMLGRGSNTLVSDKGVRGAVIKLGDGFDEVRFDGETVSVGAAYSFIKLSVMSGKEGLTGLEFAGGIPGTVGGAVYMNAGAHSSDISRILQSADIIWEDGSRDVFGKEEMKFSYRHSILQERRGIITRAVFRLANGDRKEIAAAMATYKDRRRRTQPLQMACAGSVFRNPLNDHAARLIEAAGLKGLREGAAEVSQVHANFIVNHGGAKAEDVLTLIRRVQHTIEQTYGILLVPEVLLLGER; from the coding sequence ATGCAACGATTGGTCGCTGAACTAGAACAAGCAGGAATCGGCCATGTGCGGGTGAACGAACCGCTTGCCGGACATACGACTTGGAAAATCGGCGGACCTGCGGATATTTTGCTGATCCCGGGGACGGAGGATGAACTCGCAGCAGCTTTGCGGATATTGCAAAGCCATGGCGTACCTTGGTGTATGCTCGGTCGGGGATCGAATACTCTGGTATCCGATAAAGGGGTTCGAGGAGCCGTCATTAAGCTAGGCGACGGTTTCGACGAAGTACGATTCGATGGCGAGACGGTGTCTGTAGGCGCGGCGTACTCGTTCATCAAGCTGTCGGTCATGTCGGGCAAGGAAGGCCTTACCGGCTTGGAATTCGCGGGAGGAATTCCGGGAACGGTAGGCGGAGCCGTGTACATGAACGCCGGAGCCCATAGTTCGGACATTTCGCGTATCTTACAGTCAGCCGACATCATTTGGGAAGACGGGAGTCGGGATGTATTTGGGAAAGAAGAGATGAAGTTCTCTTATCGCCATTCCATTTTGCAGGAACGGCGGGGGATTATTACCCGAGCGGTATTCCGGCTGGCGAACGGAGACCGTAAGGAAATCGCGGCGGCGATGGCCACTTATAAAGACCGGCGACGCCGTACCCAACCGCTCCAAATGGCTTGCGCGGGCAGCGTTTTTCGCAATCCGCTTAACGATCATGCCGCGAGGCTCATCGAAGCGGCCGGATTAAAGGGGCTGCGCGAAGGCGCTGCGGAAGTTTCCCAAGTGCATGCTAACTTTATCGTCAACCATGGCGGTGCGAAGGCTGAGGACGTTCTCACCCTCATACGACGAGTACAACACACTATCGAACAAACTTATGGAATCCTACTAGTACCGGAGGTTCTCTTGTTGGGTGAGCGGTAA
- the murG gene encoding undecaprenyldiphospho-muramoylpentapeptide beta-N-acetylglucosaminyltransferase: MRVVLTGGGTGGHIYPALAIGREVEARQPGSSLLYIGTSRGLESRIVPEQGIAFEDVTITGFRRSLSWENVRTVMRFVQGVRRSKQLLRKFKPDVVVGTGGYVCGPVVYAASRLGIPTLIHEQNVIPGLTNKFLSRYVDGVAVSFSESVGLFEKCPDVEFAGNPCATRVLKADRNKGFSSLGLASGTPFVLVVGGSGGAKAINQAIEQTLPMLHKMTDTHFVFVTGERFFKETEAAIHRLNPEASKRVHVLPYIHNMPEVLAAATLFVGRAGASFLAEVTSLGLPSILIPSPNVTNNHQEANARSLADAGAAIMILERELTGELLFRHMSAIMGDAVRRDSMSRASRGMGMPKAAAAIYDQIVRIQRKR; encoded by the coding sequence ATGCGTGTCGTATTAACCGGAGGAGGTACGGGCGGACACATCTACCCGGCATTGGCCATCGGTCGCGAAGTCGAGGCCAGACAGCCCGGCTCTTCCTTGCTCTATATCGGAACGAGTCGCGGATTGGAGAGCCGGATCGTTCCGGAGCAAGGCATCGCGTTCGAAGACGTCACGATTACCGGCTTCCGCCGTTCTCTGTCTTGGGAGAACGTGCGGACGGTCATGCGTTTTGTGCAAGGCGTGCGTCGCTCTAAACAATTACTTAGAAAATTCAAGCCCGATGTCGTCGTCGGAACCGGAGGATACGTATGCGGCCCTGTCGTCTACGCCGCTTCGCGTCTCGGAATTCCGACGCTTATTCACGAACAGAACGTCATTCCGGGTCTTACGAATAAGTTTTTAAGCCGATACGTGGATGGAGTCGCTGTCAGCTTCTCCGAATCCGTCGGTCTCTTCGAGAAGTGTCCGGATGTCGAGTTCGCCGGAAACCCTTGCGCTACGAGGGTATTGAAGGCGGATCGGAACAAAGGTTTCTCGTCGTTAGGTTTAGCAAGCGGTACGCCGTTCGTGCTTGTCGTGGGCGGCAGCGGCGGAGCGAAAGCCATTAATCAAGCAATCGAGCAGACGTTGCCGATGTTGCACAAGATGACGGATACCCACTTCGTATTCGTGACCGGCGAAAGATTTTTCAAAGAAACGGAAGCGGCAATCCATCGGTTGAACCCGGAGGCTTCTAAACGGGTGCACGTGCTTCCGTATATTCACAATATGCCTGAAGTATTGGCCGCGGCGACTTTATTCGTCGGTCGGGCCGGGGCATCCTTCTTGGCGGAGGTTACTTCGCTGGGCTTGCCGTCCATCCTGATTCCTTCGCCTAACGTGACGAATAATCATCAGGAGGCCAATGCTCGAAGCCTTGCGGACGCAGGCGCGGCTATTATGATTCTGGAACGGGAATTGACCGGCGAATTGTTATTCCGGCATATGAGCGCCATCATGGGCGATGCCGTGCGCAGAGACTCGATGTCCCGGGCTTCGCGCGGAATGGGCATGCCTAAGGCGGCTGCCGCGATTTATGATCAGATCGTTCGTATACAACGAAAAAGATAA
- the spoVE gene encoding stage V sporulation protein E codes for MAKTRSVPDVWMIAATLGILAIGVVMVYSASAVAAFHDYGDSYYYVKRQLLFAVLGIVSMFVMMNVEYTFWRKWAVPALLVCFGMLIIVLIPGLGVVRGGARSWLGIGSFGIQPSEFMKLAMIFFIAKLLSEKQNQITNFTKGLLPPLGILGAAFGLIMLQPDLGTGTVMIGAALLAIYVAGARLAHLGGLALLGVLGLVGLIAAAPYRLQRITAFLDPWQDPQGAGYQSIQSLYAIGPGGLVGLGLGMSRQKYNYLPEPQTDFIFSIIAEELGFIGGSLLIMLFLLLIWRGMRTAITLSDPFGSLLATGIVGIFAIQVLINIGVVIGLLPITGVTLPLVSYGGSSLTLLLTALGILLNLSRYSR; via the coding sequence ATGGCCAAAACCCGCTCCGTTCCCGATGTATGGATGATCGCCGCTACGCTTGGCATTCTGGCCATTGGCGTAGTGATGGTGTATAGCGCCAGCGCTGTCGCTGCTTTTCATGATTATGGAGATTCCTATTACTACGTGAAGAGGCAACTCTTGTTCGCGGTTCTTGGAATCGTCTCGATGTTCGTTATGATGAACGTAGAATATACGTTCTGGCGCAAATGGGCCGTCCCTGCTTTGCTTGTTTGCTTCGGCATGCTGATTATCGTATTGATTCCCGGACTCGGCGTCGTGCGCGGAGGAGCCCGAAGCTGGCTCGGAATCGGTTCTTTCGGCATTCAACCTTCGGAGTTTATGAAGCTAGCGATGATCTTTTTCATAGCGAAGCTGCTATCGGAGAAACAAAACCAGATCACGAATTTCACGAAGGGTTTGCTTCCGCCGCTTGGGATTCTGGGAGCGGCGTTCGGACTGATCATGCTTCAACCGGACTTAGGGACGGGCACCGTCATGATCGGCGCTGCCTTGCTAGCTATTTACGTCGCCGGGGCTCGACTTGCCCATCTAGGCGGTTTGGCGCTGCTAGGGGTGCTAGGGTTAGTAGGGTTAATAGCGGCAGCGCCCTATCGGTTGCAACGGATTACGGCATTCCTGGATCCTTGGCAAGACCCGCAAGGCGCGGGATATCAATCCATTCAGTCGTTGTACGCGATTGGTCCGGGCGGGCTCGTTGGTTTGGGTCTTGGGATGAGCCGACAGAAATATAATTACTTACCCGAACCGCAAACGGATTTTATATTTTCTATTATCGCGGAAGAACTCGGGTTTATCGGCGGTTCCTTGCTGATCATGTTGTTTCTGCTCCTCATATGGCGCGGAATGCGAACGGCGATTACGTTATCGGATCCGTTCGGCAGTTTGCTCGCCACGGGGATCGTTGGCATTTTCGCCATTCAGGTGTTGATTAACATCGGCGTCGTTATCGGGTTGCTGCCCATTACGGGGGTTACGTTACCCCTCGTTAGCTATGGCGGTTCGTCGTTGACGTTATTGTTAACGGCGCTTGGCATTTTACTTAATTTATCCCGTTATTCGAGGTGA
- the murD gene encoding UDP-N-acetylmuramoyl-L-alanine--D-glutamate ligase codes for MKQLTSYRGRQVVVLGLARSGVAAAKLFHSVGAEVTVNDKKELEQCPEADELTALGISVVCGHHPEGLVTKETALLVKNPGIPYAAPPIVDALRLGVEVISEVEVAGQISPAPLIGITGSNGKTTTTTLTGVLLEAAGLKPLVAGNIGIPLSEAAQEVSEDGWLVAELSSFQLKGTSEFRPTIACLLNVAETHLDYHGSMEDYVGSKAKLFENQTSDDIAIYNEDDETCRRLAADFNGRLFPFSVTRILAQGTMVIPPYSAIRPTEDEEELEQERWIVHRGEDGLEQRIIRVDELGIPGRHNTANALAAIAIALSAGAKPQQLAEPLRNFRGVEHRLEYVGTFGGVKFYNDSKATNPMATTMAILSLPSPLILIAGGSDRGSDYMELLPIFRDRVKGLTVIGETREKIARVAALGGLTSVKIVEPEEDAEQTLRRAVKEAAAMAAPGDIVLLSPACASWDMFPSYEVRGRIFKQSAHTL; via the coding sequence ATGAAGCAACTTACTTCCTACCGGGGACGGCAAGTCGTCGTGCTCGGTTTGGCCAGAAGCGGCGTAGCTGCTGCAAAACTGTTTCACAGCGTCGGAGCGGAAGTGACCGTTAACGACAAAAAAGAGCTGGAACAATGCCCTGAAGCCGATGAACTGACGGCTTTGGGCATTTCTGTTGTGTGCGGGCATCACCCTGAAGGGCTCGTTACGAAGGAAACCGCGTTGCTGGTTAAGAACCCGGGCATCCCTTACGCGGCGCCGCCGATCGTCGATGCCTTGAGACTAGGGGTCGAAGTGATCAGCGAAGTCGAAGTGGCCGGCCAGATTTCTCCGGCACCGCTGATCGGGATTACGGGTTCTAACGGCAAGACGACGACGACCACGTTAACCGGCGTGTTGCTGGAAGCGGCAGGCTTAAAGCCGCTTGTCGCCGGCAATATCGGCATTCCGCTTAGCGAAGCCGCTCAAGAGGTATCCGAGGATGGATGGCTCGTTGCCGAGCTGAGCAGCTTCCAGTTAAAGGGGACGTCGGAGTTCCGTCCGACTATCGCCTGTTTGTTAAACGTTGCGGAGACGCATTTGGATTATCATGGCTCGATGGAGGATTATGTCGGTTCGAAGGCGAAATTGTTCGAGAATCAAACTTCGGACGACATAGCCATTTACAACGAGGATGACGAAACTTGTCGCAGGCTGGCTGCCGATTTCAATGGCCGGTTATTTCCGTTTTCCGTTACGCGGATTTTGGCGCAAGGAACGATGGTCATTCCGCCATATTCCGCGATTCGTCCGACTGAAGACGAGGAAGAGCTTGAACAAGAGAGATGGATCGTCCATCGGGGCGAGGACGGTTTGGAGCAGCGAATCATTCGCGTCGACGAGTTGGGCATTCCGGGACGCCATAATACGGCCAACGCTTTGGCGGCGATCGCGATTGCTCTATCCGCGGGAGCGAAGCCGCAGCAGTTGGCGGAGCCGCTGCGCAACTTCCGAGGCGTGGAACATCGCTTGGAATACGTCGGAACTTTTGGCGGCGTTAAGTTCTATAACGATTCCAAGGCAACGAATCCGATGGCGACCACGATGGCAATTTTATCTTTGCCTTCCCCTCTCATTCTTATCGCCGGAGGCTCGGACAGAGGTTCCGATTATATGGAGCTTTTGCCGATATTCCGTGATAGGGTGAAAGGATTGACCGTAATTGGAGAGACGAGGGAGAAAATAGCCCGCGTTGCGGCGTTGGGCGGTTTAACAAGCGTGAAAATCGTCGAACCTGAAGAGGACGCCGAGCAAACGCTTCGCCGAGCCGTCAAGGAAGCAGCCGCCATGGCGGCGCCGGGAGACATCGTGCTTTTGTCGCCCGCGTGCGCAAGCTGGGACATGTTCCCATCCTATGAGGTTCGAGGTCGCATTTTTAAGCAATCGGCGCATACGTTGTAG
- the mraY gene encoding phospho-N-acetylmuramoyl-pentapeptide-transferase — translation MDYTSIFWTLGVSFVLSVLFGPLFIPLLRRLKFGQQVRTDGPESHLKKTGTPTMGGIIILVALTLAFLRFADQGLEYWALLVACLGFGLVGFLDDYIKIVFKRSLGLTAKQKLFGQLLFSAIFCYILYKMDHSTVIGVPGTDWSFDLGWAYYLLVVVMFLGSTNAVNFTDGLDGLLSGTSALAFGAFAIIALEATQPQSAVFSAAVVGAVLGFLVYNAHPAKIFMGDTGSLGLGGGIAAVAILTKTELLLIVIGGVFVLEMLSVIIQVASFKTRGKRVFKMSPIHHHFELSGWSEWRVVTTFWFVGLLLAGAGLLLYKVS, via the coding sequence ATGGATTATACTTCGATTTTTTGGACTTTAGGCGTATCCTTCGTGTTATCGGTGTTATTCGGGCCTCTTTTCATTCCGCTCCTGCGCAGGCTTAAATTCGGACAGCAGGTAAGGACCGATGGGCCGGAATCCCATTTAAAGAAGACGGGCACGCCGACGATGGGCGGCATTATTATTTTGGTCGCTTTGACGCTCGCGTTTTTGAGATTCGCCGATCAAGGGCTGGAATATTGGGCGCTGTTAGTCGCGTGTCTCGGATTCGGCCTGGTCGGATTTCTGGACGATTACATTAAAATCGTATTCAAACGCTCGCTCGGACTGACCGCGAAACAAAAGTTATTCGGTCAACTGCTGTTTTCCGCTATTTTCTGTTATATTTTATACAAAATGGATCATAGTACGGTTATCGGCGTTCCGGGTACGGATTGGTCCTTCGACTTGGGATGGGCGTATTACTTGCTCGTCGTCGTCATGTTCCTCGGGTCTACGAATGCCGTTAACTTTACGGACGGGCTCGACGGACTGCTGTCCGGGACAAGCGCCTTGGCGTTCGGAGCTTTCGCGATCATCGCTTTGGAAGCGACGCAGCCCCAATCGGCGGTGTTTAGCGCGGCCGTCGTCGGAGCCGTGTTAGGTTTTCTTGTATACAACGCGCATCCGGCGAAGATTTTTATGGGAGACACGGGCTCGCTCGGTCTTGGAGGCGGTATCGCCGCCGTTGCGATCCTCACGAAGACGGAATTGCTGCTCATCGTGATCGGAGGCGTATTCGTGCTCGAGATGCTCTCCGTGATCATTCAGGTCGCTTCGTTTAAGACGCGAGGCAAACGCGTTTTCAAGATGAGTCCGATCCATCACCATTTCGAGCTGTCCGGTTGGTCGGAATGGAGAGTCGTTACGACTTTCTGGTTCGTCGGATTGTTGCTGGCGGGAGCCGGATTGTTACTGTATAAAGTAAGTTAA
- a CDS encoding UDP-N-acetylmuramoyl-tripeptide--D-alanyl-D-alanine ligase, protein MRATVHEVSEWSGAGEIVGLAGNDDVLLTGVSTDTRKIQPGQLFVPLRGERFDGHDYIRTAKDAGAFAALWDRSVPLPEIDVPLVLVDNTLEALQALAVGYLNNRLSAKVVAITGSNGKTTTKDLISSVLSTRFLVHKTEGNFNNHIGLPLTVLSAAENTEVLVLEMGMSGQGEISLLSAMAKPDAAIVTNIGESHLLQLGTRRNIARAKLEITDGLKPGGTLVYNGDEPLLEDELAARAQDKQIDLVTFGENPSNAWVARYIRVNSEGTQFTVSAEGDHSFELPIPGRHNAVNALAAIAVGRLFGLSFEDIGEGLKSANLTGMRIERSVAYNGAVVLNDAYNASPTSVRAAIGLVAELSGYRCKWIVLGDMLELGADEIALHGEIGRYLNETKADRVLLYGPLSRETFKETSLNYPEGCVRYFENKDDMANDLIEELAPEDLVLVKASRGMRLEEIVTKIQRGAGG, encoded by the coding sequence ATGCGAGCAACGGTTCATGAAGTAAGCGAATGGAGCGGAGCGGGTGAGATTGTCGGATTAGCCGGGAATGACGACGTTCTGTTGACCGGCGTCTCCACCGATACGCGCAAGATCCAGCCGGGACAATTGTTCGTGCCTTTGCGCGGCGAACGGTTCGATGGCCATGATTATATTCGAACGGCTAAGGATGCGGGAGCTTTCGCTGCTTTGTGGGACAGAAGCGTTCCTTTGCCGGAGATAGACGTCCCTCTTGTCCTGGTAGACAATACGTTAGAAGCGCTGCAAGCTCTAGCCGTCGGATACTTGAATAACCGGTTATCCGCCAAGGTCGTTGCGATTACGGGCAGCAACGGCAAAACGACGACGAAAGACCTGATTTCCTCCGTTCTATCGACAAGGTTCCTTGTACATAAGACAGAGGGGAATTTCAATAATCATATCGGATTGCCGCTCACGGTTTTAAGCGCGGCGGAGAATACGGAAGTGCTCGTTCTGGAGATGGGGATGAGCGGACAAGGAGAAATTTCCTTGCTGTCGGCCATGGCGAAGCCGGATGCGGCTATCGTTACGAACATCGGAGAGTCTCATTTGTTGCAACTGGGAACGCGTAGGAACATCGCCCGAGCGAAGCTGGAAATTACGGACGGCTTGAAGCCGGGAGGGACGCTCGTCTATAACGGCGATGAGCCGTTGCTGGAAGATGAACTTGCCGCAAGAGCGCAGGATAAGCAGATCGATCTCGTGACCTTCGGCGAAAATCCAAGTAACGCCTGGGTAGCAAGGTATATTCGGGTGAACTCGGAAGGGACGCAATTTACGGTCAGCGCGGAGGGGGACCATTCCTTCGAGCTGCCGATACCGGGAAGGCACAACGCCGTGAACGCTCTAGCGGCTATAGCCGTCGGACGGCTGTTCGGATTGTCGTTCGAGGACATCGGAGAAGGGCTCAAATCCGCGAATCTGACCGGGATGCGAATCGAACGAAGCGTGGCTTATAACGGGGCAGTCGTTCTTAACGACGCCTACAATGCGAGCCCGACTTCGGTTCGGGCGGCGATCGGACTCGTTGCGGAACTATCGGGCTACCGGTGTAAATGGATCGTGCTTGGAGATATGCTGGAGCTCGGAGCGGATGAAATTGCTCTGCATGGAGAAATCGGACGTTACTTGAACGAGACCAAAGCCGATCGGGTATTGCTTTACGGTCCGTTGTCGCGCGAAACCTTCAAGGAAACGTCGCTGAATTATCCGGAAGGCTGCGTGCGCTACTTCGAGAACAAGGACGACATGGCTAACGATTTGATCGAAGAGCTGGCGCCTGAAGATTTGGTACTCGTCAAAGCTTCAAGAGGAATGCGCTTGGAAGAAATCGTTACGAAAATACAGAGAGGAGCCGGGGGGTGA
- a CDS encoding UDP-N-acetylmuramoyl-L-alanyl-D-glutamate--2,6-diaminopimelate ligase — MNLKELSQQLLLSRIIGDPSVAIRSLESDSRHIEPGCLFFCLPGHTVDGHDFAAQAIEQGAAALVTSRELPIDAAQLVVPNTRQALAQIADFFYGRPSHTLRPIGITGTNGKTTTSYLIEQIWADAGVSAGVIGTIETRYGGQSFPMSGTTPDVLQLQRIFRSMVENGTERCVMEVSSHALEQGRVKGCRFRTAVFTNLTQDHLDYHGTMEAYEAAKGLFFSRLGNTYSDQPEDRTFAVLNGDDEASGRFAKLTASEVLTYGIKNDSHLKASEVKITAGGTSFRLESFKGNRQVELRLVGLFNVYNALAALGAALCEGIDFDAAIHSLERIEGVPGRVEPVNEGQPYAVIVDYAHTPDGLENVLNTVKELATGEVICVFGCGGDRDKTKRPIMGRIAAELADKLIVTSDNPRTENPQEIIRDIEAGLKAAGVTPDRYELEPDRRIAIEKAVEMASPGDVVLIAGKGHETYQIIGGITHDFDDRLVAKEAIRSRIL; from the coding sequence ATGAATTTAAAAGAACTCTCCCAACAGTTGTTGTTATCCCGTATTATAGGAGATCCTTCGGTTGCGATTCGGAGCTTGGAAAGCGACTCGCGCCATATCGAGCCCGGATGTTTGTTTTTCTGCTTACCCGGACATACGGTGGATGGGCACGACTTCGCGGCTCAAGCGATCGAGCAAGGGGCCGCCGCGCTCGTCACTTCCAGAGAGCTGCCGATAGACGCCGCGCAACTCGTCGTGCCCAATACCCGGCAGGCGTTGGCGCAAATCGCGGACTTCTTCTACGGAAGGCCGTCGCATACGCTTCGTCCGATCGGCATAACCGGCACGAACGGGAAGACGACAACGTCTTACTTGATCGAGCAAATCTGGGCGGACGCGGGAGTGTCCGCCGGGGTCATCGGTACGATCGAAACCCGATACGGCGGACAAAGTTTTCCGATGTCGGGAACGACTCCGGACGTCCTTCAGCTGCAGCGTATTTTCCGCTCTATGGTCGAGAATGGAACGGAACGGTGCGTGATGGAGGTGTCTTCCCATGCATTGGAACAGGGAAGAGTCAAAGGCTGTCGGTTCCGTACGGCAGTATTTACGAATTTGACTCAAGATCATTTGGACTACCACGGGACGATGGAGGCGTATGAAGCGGCTAAGGGACTGTTTTTCTCCCGGCTGGGCAATACGTATTCCGATCAACCGGAGGATCGTACTTTCGCGGTTTTGAACGGAGACGACGAAGCGTCGGGGCGGTTCGCCAAGCTGACGGCTTCGGAGGTGCTTACATACGGAATCAAGAACGATTCCCATCTTAAAGCTTCCGAAGTGAAGATCACGGCCGGAGGAACTTCGTTCCGGCTAGAATCGTTCAAAGGCAACCGTCAGGTCGAATTGCGACTGGTCGGATTGTTTAACGTTTATAACGCGCTTGCGGCGCTCGGAGCCGCCTTGTGCGAAGGGATCGACTTTGACGCCGCGATTCATAGCCTGGAGCGGATTGAAGGCGTTCCGGGTCGCGTGGAGCCTGTTAACGAGGGGCAACCGTATGCAGTTATCGTCGACTACGCCCATACTCCGGACGGTTTGGAGAACGTGCTGAACACCGTCAAAGAATTGGCCACGGGCGAAGTCATTTGCGTATTCGGCTGCGGAGGCGATCGGGACAAGACGAAACGTCCGATCATGGGGCGAATCGCGGCGGAGCTAGCCGATAAATTAATCGTGACCAGCGATAATCCGCGCACGGAAAATCCGCAAGAGATTATTCGCGATATCGAGGCCGGGTTGAAAGCGGCGGGCGTTACGCCGGATCGCTACGAGTTGGAGCCCGATAGGCGGATCGCGATCGAAAAAGCGGTTGAAATGGCAAGCCCCGGCGATGTAGTATTGATTGCGGGGAAAGGCCATGAAACCTATCAAATCATCGGCGGGATTACGCACGATTTCGATGATCGCCTCGTGGCGAAAGAAGCGATAAGGAGTCGAATCTTGTGA